A genomic stretch from Telopea speciosissima isolate NSW1024214 ecotype Mountain lineage chromosome 7, Tspe_v1, whole genome shotgun sequence includes:
- the LOC122669787 gene encoding vitellogenin-2-like, with protein MLSSNSRTRSSGAVLSYALQKSSSSSSSSTAFASASTSFSPRSTGFFNRSTSSTRTNLCGVLPSSPFVRFSIDRSRSPSRSIAVSPRDEVVRKQSNPLSAPSSSSRKTCMCSPTNHPGSFRCSLHKGVDNHHHHSGSYPSSHRLNARRSAMTNSLVRIGTVEGEIVKRALAALIRPSSHQQKRRASFQPRASRLSLMSKAEDL; from the coding sequence ATGTTGTCTTCAAATTCGAGAACCAGATCCAGTGGAGCAGTCTTGTCGTACGCATTACAGAAATCGAGCTCCTCATCGTCGTCTTCGACTGCTTTCGCGTCTGCAAGTACAAGTTTTTCTCCTCGATCTACTGGTTTCTTCAATAGATCAACCTCTTCTACTCGCACCAATCTCTGTGGTGTCCTTCCGTCTTCTCCGTTTGTTCGGTTTTCAATCGACCGATCTCGCTCTCCTAGCAGGTCGATTGCCGTTTCCCCTCGTGATGAGGTCGTAAGGAAGCAGAGTAATCCTCTGTCAGCTCCATCATCATCGTCGAGGAAGACGTGTATGTGTTCGCCGACAAATCATCCTGGTTCGTTTCGTTGCAGTCTCCACAAAGGTGTCGATAATCACCATCATCATTCAGGGTCGTATCCGTCGTCTCATCGATTGAACGCTCGGAGATCGGCGATGACAAATTCACTTGTTCGGATTGGTACTGTTGAGGGAGAAATAGTTAAGAGAGCATTGGCCGCTTTGATCAGACCATCTTCTCATCAGCAAAAGAGAAGAGCGTCTTTCCAGCCTAGGGCAAGCCGGCTTTCTTTGATGTCAAAAGCAGAAGACTTGTGA
- the LOC122669786 gene encoding putative protein TPRXL, with amino-acid sequence MLSSNSRTRSSGPVLSYGFQKSNSPSERFRSSSSSSTAFASASTSFSPRSTGFFNRSTSPTRANLCGSVPSSPSVRFSIDRSLSPSRSIAVSPRDHVVRKQSNPPSAPSSSSRRTCMCSPTNHPGSFRCSLHKGVDNHHHQAGSYPSSHRLNARRSAMTNSLVRIGTVEGELVKRALAALIRPSSHQQKRRASFQPRPSRFSVMSKAEDL; translated from the coding sequence ATGTTGTCTTCAAATTCGAGAACCAGATCCAGTGGACCAGTCTTGTCGTACGGATTTCAGAAATCGAACTCTCCGTCTGAAAGATTTCGCTCTTCATCGTCGTCGTCGACCGCTTTCGCGTCTGCAAGTACGAGTTTCTCTCCTCGATCTACTGGTTTCTTCAATAGATCAACTTCTCCAACTCGCGCCAATCTCTGTGGTTCCGTTCCGTCTTCTCCCTCCGTTCGGTTTTCAATCGATCGATCTCTCTCTCCTAGCAGGTCGATTGCCGTTTCGCCTCGTGATCATGTCGTAAGAAAGCAGAGTAATCCTCCTTCAGCTCCATCATCATCGTCGAGGAGGACGTGTATGTGTTCGCCGACAAATCATCCTGGTTCGTTTCGTTGCAGTCTCCACAAAGGTGTCGATAATCACCATCATCAGGCGGGATCGTATCCGTCGTCTCATCGATTGAACGCTCGGAGATCGGCGATGACAAATTCTCTTGTTCGGATTGGTACTGTTGAGGGAGAATTGGTTAAGAGAGCTTTGGCAGCTTTGATCAGACCTTCTTCTCATCAGCAGAAGAGAAGAGCGTCTTTCCAGCCAAGGCCTAGCCGGTTTTCTGTAATGTCAAAAGCTGAAGACTTGTGA